From one Bacteroides intestinalis DSM 17393 genomic stretch:
- a CDS encoding DUF3575 domain-containing protein yields the protein MKHLQRHLLVLLLALLPGVASFAGEAADSLYIFRFVQGKDAFYAPWRDNSAQLEALLTLLRAHREAILSGSIPVRVDGYCTGQAPDEENRRMAAVRSNRVKSELIGRAGVTEACFVTANHAVEYAKGVRNVVTVTLCIPADINEAKEDLPDATDTDLKIVQQEQKAVQQEQKAIQQAQKPARQAKSEAATPEQPTPTRRKEQSLSLRTNLLYDAFLLPTLGVEWRISHSIGLKLDGSFSWWGGNHGKVQKVWLVNPEVRWYLLRDRRFYAGVSGSYGEYNIYKYLPGKLLKGDTGYQGKLWNAGVTLGYQLSLSRSFSLDFNLGLGYTRSAYDSFGMTDGVRIHKQQGGTKNFWGPTQAGISLVWTIGNNK from the coding sequence ATGAAACACTTACAAAGACATCTACTGGTTCTGCTCCTGGCGCTGCTGCCGGGAGTGGCAAGTTTCGCCGGAGAAGCGGCGGACAGTCTCTACATCTTTCGCTTTGTGCAAGGAAAAGATGCGTTCTACGCCCCCTGGCGGGACAACAGTGCGCAGCTCGAAGCACTCCTGACCCTGCTACGTGCACACCGGGAGGCCATTCTTTCGGGCAGCATTCCGGTGCGCGTGGATGGATATTGCACCGGACAGGCTCCGGACGAAGAGAACCGGCGCATGGCTGCCGTGCGCAGCAACCGGGTGAAGTCGGAACTTATCGGACGGGCAGGAGTGACGGAAGCCTGCTTCGTGACCGCCAACCATGCCGTGGAGTACGCAAAAGGAGTGCGGAATGTAGTGACCGTGACGCTGTGCATCCCCGCCGATATCAACGAAGCAAAAGAAGATTTACCCGATGCGACTGACACGGATTTAAAGATTGTTCAGCAGGAGCAGAAAGCTGTTCAACAAGAACAGAAAGCTATTCAGCAAGCCCAGAAGCCTGCCCGGCAAGCGAAGAGCGAAGCGGCAACCCCGGAACAGCCAACACCCACCCGTCGGAAAGAACAATCCCTTTCCCTCCGCACCAACCTCTTGTATGACGCCTTCCTGCTGCCTACCCTTGGCGTGGAATGGCGCATCAGCCACAGCATCGGTCTCAAGCTCGACGGCAGCTTCTCCTGGTGGGGCGGCAATCACGGCAAAGTGCAGAAAGTGTGGCTCGTCAATCCCGAAGTGCGGTGGTATCTGCTGCGCGACAGACGCTTCTACGCAGGCGTCTCCGGCAGCTACGGCGAGTACAACATATATAAGTATCTGCCCGGCAAACTGCTGAAAGGCGACACCGGCTATCAGGGCAAACTATGGAATGCGGGCGTGACGCTGGGTTACCAATTATCCCTCTCCCGCAGTTTCTCCCTCGACTTCAACCTCGGCCTGGGCTATACCCGTTCCGCCTACGACAGCTTCGGCATGACCGACGGCGTGCGCATCCATAAGCAGCAAGGCGGAACAAAGAACTTCTGGGGCCCCACACAAGCAGGCATCAGCCTCGTGTGGACTATCGGAAACAACAAGTAA
- a CDS encoding helix-turn-helix domain-containing protein codes for MKYRTCLTTLLYSFLLGLILPASAQNSLQHQKDSLRHALEHAEGIDKLQTYNKLYYIYMAEAGDDQKMDTLMTLFEQAEAEAIRQGDTQMQGMVYGNRIISYINRSEHDKVIEKAPAYLDFYIRHDLWKFYYQIHMQLITAYNLKGDYELAAAEAGKMYTRARERKDKAGMATALYATGIIYNLQRRPKEEEDCFRESISLLWEVSGYDNILTQSYAFLCVSLRAQARYDELLQLVPEYEKAIARFEKATGRVQPEARGNLYVALMNTYIDIKEYDKAGIYLSKLEGSVSNNMLKFELLRAKALILQSRGDYRTALAVIDSAVIQVQESAFNLNAVRKIKMEILARAGRNDEAFSLLDEIIAANDSINNVEVNARFDELRTQYEVEKHIAEKERNFHYFLFALGICLVLVLLLAGVFYYNRIISTKNRKLYERIKEQDRLAEELSRMAQACESTASSEVLPQTSDTAATVEQHRLVARLREYLLSGDNLSNAEMNRDEIISALGTNKNLLTDAVRAVTGNSPMEYMRMLKLDEARKMLDHHPELTIEAIAFSCGFNIPSTFYRLFRKQYGISPAEYRKQANKL; via the coding sequence ATGAAATATAGAACTTGCCTGACAACACTTCTATACAGCTTCCTTTTAGGACTCATCCTGCCCGCTTCGGCACAAAATTCTCTTCAACACCAGAAAGACTCTTTACGTCATGCCCTCGAACATGCGGAAGGCATTGATAAGTTGCAGACTTACAACAAACTGTACTACATCTATATGGCAGAAGCCGGCGATGACCAGAAAATGGATACGCTGATGACGCTGTTTGAGCAGGCGGAAGCCGAAGCCATCAGGCAAGGCGACACACAAATGCAGGGAATGGTGTACGGCAATAGGATTATCTCCTATATAAACAGGAGCGAGCACGACAAAGTCATAGAAAAGGCGCCCGCCTATCTCGACTTTTATATCCGGCACGACTTGTGGAAATTCTATTATCAGATACACATGCAGCTTATCACCGCCTACAACCTGAAAGGAGACTATGAACTGGCCGCCGCCGAAGCCGGGAAAATGTATACCCGTGCCCGGGAGCGCAAGGACAAGGCAGGAATGGCAACCGCGCTCTATGCCACCGGCATCATCTATAACCTGCAGAGGAGGCCGAAAGAGGAAGAAGACTGCTTCCGGGAGAGCATCAGCCTGTTGTGGGAAGTTTCCGGTTACGATAATATCCTGACGCAATCCTATGCCTTCCTGTGCGTGTCGCTTCGTGCACAGGCACGCTATGACGAGCTGCTGCAACTGGTGCCCGAATATGAAAAAGCCATCGCCCGCTTCGAGAAAGCCACCGGCAGGGTGCAGCCCGAAGCTCGGGGAAATCTTTATGTGGCACTGATGAACACCTATATAGATATTAAAGAATATGACAAGGCGGGCATATACCTCTCCAAACTTGAAGGTAGCGTCAGCAACAACATGTTGAAATTCGAACTGCTGCGGGCAAAGGCGCTGATATTGCAGTCGCGGGGAGATTACCGCACGGCACTTGCCGTTATCGACAGTGCCGTAATACAGGTTCAGGAATCGGCTTTCAACCTCAATGCCGTGCGTAAGATAAAGATGGAGATACTGGCACGGGCGGGGCGCAATGATGAAGCGTTCAGTCTGCTGGACGAAATCATTGCGGCGAACGACAGTATAAATAATGTGGAAGTCAACGCCCGTTTTGACGAACTGCGCACCCAGTATGAGGTGGAAAAGCACATTGCCGAGAAAGAGCGTAATTTCCATTATTTCCTGTTTGCCCTTGGCATTTGCCTGGTTCTGGTGTTGCTCCTGGCAGGCGTCTTCTACTATAACCGGATTATTTCTACCAAGAACCGCAAGCTGTACGAGCGAATCAAGGAACAGGACAGGTTGGCGGAAGAACTCTCCAGAATGGCACAAGCCTGCGAAAGTACCGCATCGTCGGAAGTTCTGCCGCAGACATCCGATACTGCCGCCACCGTTGAGCAGCACCGGCTGGTTGCCCGTTTGCGCGAGTATCTGCTTTCCGGTGATAACCTTTCTAATGCCGAGATGAACCGTGACGAGATTATCTCCGCGCTCGGCACCAATAAAAACCTGCTGACCGATGCCGTTAGAGCCGTGACGGGGAACTCTCCCATGGAGTATATGCGCATGCTGAAACTGGACGAGGCACGCAAGATGCTCGACCATCATCCCGAACTTACGATTGAGGCGATAGCTTTCAGTTGCGGCTTCAATATCCCGAGCACCTTCTACCGTCTGTTCCGAAAACAGTATGGCATCAGTCCGGCGGAATACAGGAAACAGGCAAATAAATTATAA
- a CDS encoding GNAT family N-acetyltransferase — MINIVPILKNKKEFLELLLLADEQESMIDLYLERGEMFALYDGDLKAACVITDEGNGTYEIKNIATYPHYQRKGYGTQLIKFLLEHYKDRYQTMLVGTGDSTYTIPFYERCGFTYSHRIPDFFIKNYDHPMYEDGKQLRDMVYLKISKNG, encoded by the coding sequence ATGATTAATATCGTACCTATCTTAAAGAACAAGAAAGAATTCCTCGAACTCCTGCTTCTCGCAGACGAGCAGGAATCTATGATTGACCTTTATCTGGAACGCGGAGAAATGTTTGCCCTTTACGACGGAGACTTAAAAGCCGCCTGCGTAATCACCGATGAAGGAAACGGAACATACGAAATAAAGAACATTGCAACCTATCCGCACTATCAGCGCAAAGGATATGGAACACAGTTGATAAAGTTTCTGCTGGAGCACTACAAAGACCGCTATCAGACGATGTTAGTGGGCACAGGAGACAGTACTTATACCATACCGTTTTATGAACGGTGCGGCTTCACCTACTCCCACCGGATACCCGATTTCTTCATCAAGAACTACGACCATCCCATGTATGAGGACGGAAAACAATTGCGGGACATGGTTTATTTAAAAATTAGCAAGAATGGATAA
- a CDS encoding AraC family transcriptional regulator encodes MKEETTYGHQELINQVIDYIHTHLHKALTLEMLAAEMHMSVYHFHRLFKSHLQETLSAYITRQRMERAVMYLQTRDLSLQELSEKMGYDTAQSFSKAFKRYFGVSPVAFGNTLTFNTPETTPIEDIAFIGLDEPEVLLISPMYIAYIRIIGPYGEKESYELGWGKLCGFLKENKLQSKATRWFGISFDDPTITKKKQCRFYACASVAQRIKPSGAIGTLTIESGKYAVYTYKGSYSGLLRAYTYIYSREKGRLRNALSFEEYVTWSDNPAKQITKIYIPIQKK; translated from the coding sequence ATGAAGGAAGAAACCACATACGGACATCAGGAATTAATAAATCAAGTCATTGATTATATTCATACCCATCTGCACAAAGCATTGACTTTAGAAATGCTGGCGGCGGAAATGCACATGTCCGTATATCACTTCCATCGGCTTTTCAAATCCCATCTGCAAGAAACACTTTCGGCATACATCACCCGCCAAAGAATGGAAAGGGCTGTGATGTATCTGCAAACGCGAGATTTATCCTTGCAGGAACTCTCCGAAAAGATGGGATATGACACGGCACAATCTTTCTCAAAAGCATTCAAACGATATTTTGGCGTTTCTCCGGTGGCTTTCGGCAATACATTGACCTTTAACACTCCTGAAACAACTCCGATAGAGGATATTGCTTTTATCGGATTGGACGAACCGGAAGTCCTACTCATTTCCCCAATGTACATAGCCTATATCCGTATTATCGGTCCGTATGGAGAAAAAGAGAGTTACGAACTCGGTTGGGGAAAACTTTGCGGATTTCTGAAGGAAAACAAGCTACAATCCAAAGCCACCCGCTGGTTTGGCATCAGCTTCGATGATCCGACTATTACAAAGAAAAAGCAATGCCGTTTCTATGCCTGCGCCTCCGTTGCGCAAAGAATAAAACCATCGGGTGCCATCGGAACATTGACGATAGAGAGTGGAAAATATGCAGTCTATACTTACAAGGGAAGCTATTCAGGTTTGCTTCGTGCCTATACTTATATTTATTCCAGAGAAAAAGGAAGATTGCGCAATGCACTCTCTTTTGAAGAATATGTAACGTGGTCGGACAATCCGGCAAAACAGATAACAAAAATCTATATACCAATACAAAAGAAATAA
- a CDS encoding GNAT family N-acetyltransferase: MEFITLNPDNVMSEHLCCAISDKKHQTGVNDKRNWLSERVKEGHVFRKLDAQGKVFIEYAPLEKAWVPVTGDNYLYIYCLWVAGSYKGKGYGEALLQSCIDDAKAQGKSGICVLSSKKKKPFLSDKKFMLKYGFKVVDSINDEYELLALSLDGSQPQFTADARKQTIENKELTIYYGVQCPYIPNCIEQIYNYCENNQLPLRLIEVDTLEKAKQLPCIFNNWAVFYNGKFETVHLLNEGLLKKLLQLK; this comes from the coding sequence ATGGAATTTATCACATTGAATCCGGATAATGTCATGAGCGAACATTTATGTTGCGCCATTTCTGATAAGAAGCACCAAACAGGTGTAAATGATAAGCGGAACTGGTTGTCCGAACGCGTAAAAGAAGGGCACGTCTTCCGCAAACTGGATGCACAAGGCAAGGTATTTATCGAGTATGCCCCGCTGGAAAAGGCGTGGGTGCCTGTGACGGGGGATAACTATCTGTATATCTACTGCCTGTGGGTGGCAGGCAGCTACAAGGGGAAAGGGTATGGAGAAGCCCTGTTGCAATCGTGCATTGACGATGCCAAGGCACAAGGGAAATCGGGTATCTGTGTGCTGTCTTCCAAAAAGAAGAAGCCTTTCTTGTCCGACAAGAAATTTATGCTGAAATATGGCTTCAAGGTAGTGGATAGCATTAATGACGAATACGAATTATTAGCTCTTTCCCTTGACGGCAGCCAACCGCAATTTACGGCGGATGCAAGGAAACAGACTATTGAGAATAAAGAGCTGACTATATATTACGGCGTGCAATGTCCTTACATTCCCAACTGCATCGAGCAAATCTATAATTATTGTGAGAATAATCAGTTGCCTTTGCGGTTGATAGAAGTCGACACGCTGGAGAAAGCCAAGCAACTGCCTTGCATCTTCAATAATTGGGCGGTATTCTATAACGGGAAGTTCGAGACTGTGCATCTGCTGAATGAAGGATTGCTAAAGAAATTGCTGCAATTGAAATAA
- a CDS encoding zinc ribbon domain-containing protein: protein MEMKFCQSCGMPLTSNEVCGTNADGSLSADYCTYCYQNGKFTQDCTMDEMIEHCAQFVEEFNKDSEQKVTKEEAIAMMKQEFPKLKRWQN from the coding sequence ATGGAAATGAAATTTTGCCAGAGTTGCGGAATGCCGCTGACATCCAATGAAGTTTGCGGAACAAATGCTGACGGTAGCCTCAGCGCAGACTACTGTACTTACTGTTATCAGAATGGAAAGTTCACTCAGGACTGCACCATGGACGAAATGATAGAACACTGTGCTCAGTTTGTTGAGGAATTCAACAAAGACTCGGAACAGAAAGTGACTAAAGAAGAGGCAATTGCCATGATGAAGCAAGAGTTTCCGAAGCTAAAACGCTGGCAGAATTAA
- a CDS encoding GrpB family protein, translated as MKELNDMSDEELWTLFPILLTEHQENWKDLYIQEEEQLRTFVGESIFRIRHIGSTAVKGLIAKPTIDILLEIKEDTDTEAFIRKIESIGYIYTYQPGKPAPHMMFMKGYTPQGFKGQAYHLHVRYAGDWDEPIFCHYLQLHPEVARKYGELKVELKKRYEHDRDAYTESKTEFITSIVQLARKR; from the coding sequence ATGAAAGAACTGAATGATATGTCTGATGAAGAATTATGGACTCTCTTTCCAATTCTCCTGACGGAACATCAGGAGAATTGGAAAGACTTGTATATACAGGAAGAAGAACAACTCCGAACCTTTGTCGGGGAAAGCATATTTCGCATCCGACACATAGGGAGCACAGCCGTAAAAGGATTGATAGCCAAACCTACCATAGACATATTATTAGAGATAAAAGAAGATACCGACACCGAAGCCTTTATCAGAAAGATTGAAAGCATAGGATATATCTATACATATCAGCCCGGTAAGCCGGCACCGCACATGATGTTTATGAAAGGATATACCCCTCAGGGCTTCAAAGGTCAGGCTTACCACCTGCATGTGCGATATGCCGGCGATTGGGATGAACCCATATTCTGCCATTATCTTCAACTTCATCCGGAAGTTGCTCGCAAATACGGAGAATTAAAGGTGGAGTTGAAAAAGAGATATGAACATGACAGGGATGCTTATACAGAAAGTAAAACGGAGTTTATCACAAGCATCGTTCAATTAGCCCGTAAAAGATAG
- a CDS encoding nitrous oxide-stimulated promoter family protein translates to MSRIEKEKQTVEQMIRLYCRKKEGNGTLCPQCRELLEYAQTRLSRCPFGDGKSTCRICTVHCYKPEMRERMRVVMRWAGPRMLLYHPVAAIRHLWQEYIRKK, encoded by the coding sequence ATGTCCCGCATCGAAAAGGAAAAGCAAACCGTAGAACAGATGATTCGCCTCTACTGCCGGAAGAAAGAGGGGAACGGAACACTGTGCCCGCAATGCAGGGAATTGTTGGAGTATGCGCAGACACGGCTTTCACGTTGTCCGTTCGGAGACGGGAAATCAACTTGTCGGATTTGTACCGTGCATTGCTATAAGCCGGAAATGAGGGAACGGATGAGAGTAGTGATGAGATGGGCAGGACCGAGAATGTTGCTCTATCATCCGGTGGCGGCTATCCGACATTTGTGGCAGGAATATATTAGGAAGAAATAA
- a CDS encoding MaoC family dehydratase, translating into MEKVIINSYEEFEKLVGQQIGVSDYVELSQERINMFADATLDHQWIHVDTERAKTESHFKTTIAHGYLTLSMLPHLWNQIIEVNNLKMMVNYGMEQMKFGQAVLSGQSVRLVAKLHSLANLRGVAKAEIKFTIEIKDQPKKALEGIAVFLYYFN; encoded by the coding sequence ATGGAAAAAGTAATTATTAACTCCTACGAGGAATTTGAAAAGCTGGTAGGCCAGCAGATTGGCGTTTCTGATTATGTAGAACTTTCGCAAGAGCGCATCAATATGTTTGCAGATGCTACGTTGGACCATCAATGGATACATGTAGACACGGAACGTGCAAAAACAGAAAGTCACTTCAAGACTACCATTGCGCACGGTTATCTCACTTTGTCTATGCTTCCGCATTTGTGGAACCAGATTATTGAGGTAAACAACCTGAAGATGATGGTTAATTACGGTATGGAGCAGATGAAGTTCGGGCAGGCGGTGTTGTCGGGACAAAGCGTGCGTCTGGTGGCGAAGTTACATTCGCTGGCAAATCTGCGTGGTGTGGCGAAAGCAGAGATTAAGTTTACAATTGAAATAAAGGATCAGCCTAAGAAAGCGCTTGAGGGGATTGCAGTGTTCTTGTATTATTTCAATTGA
- a CDS encoding SDR family oxidoreductase, producing MNKVCVVTGGAAGIGRCIVEMFAESGYTVYFIDKTPEAVELAEGKMSERGLSVTGFVGDIAEEQTLRDFVDFVLSIEDQIDCLINNACLTNGGILGNCSYEDFLYVQRVGVVAPYFLALSFKDYFSSAGAIVNISSTRAFQSQANTESYTAAKGGITALTHALAVSLSGIARVNSIAPGWIDTGSYHEEDYVPTYTEGDIMQHPSQRVGEPADIARAVLFLCDERNSFINGENITIDGGMSKLMIYHNDYGWDYQP from the coding sequence ATGAATAAAGTATGTGTAGTAACAGGTGGAGCTGCCGGTATCGGTCGTTGCATTGTCGAGATGTTTGCGGAATCGGGATATACGGTGTATTTCATTGATAAGACACCCGAGGCGGTGGAACTGGCGGAAGGAAAGATGTCGGAAAGAGGGCTTTCGGTAACAGGCTTTGTCGGAGATATTGCCGAGGAACAGACGCTGCGGGATTTTGTAGACTTTGTCTTATCCATAGAAGATCAGATTGACTGTCTGATAAATAATGCTTGCCTGACAAATGGAGGAATATTGGGCAACTGTTCGTATGAAGACTTCCTGTATGTGCAACGTGTGGGAGTAGTGGCTCCTTATTTCCTGGCTCTGTCTTTTAAAGACTACTTCAGTAGTGCAGGTGCTATTGTGAATATTTCTTCTACCCGTGCTTTTCAGTCGCAGGCCAATACGGAAAGTTATACGGCAGCCAAAGGTGGAATAACGGCTCTGACTCATGCGCTTGCGGTCAGTCTTTCGGGAATTGCCCGTGTGAATTCTATTGCTCCCGGTTGGATTGATACGGGAAGCTATCATGAAGAGGATTATGTGCCGACATATACGGAAGGAGACATCATGCAGCATCCCTCGCAAAGGGTAGGAGAACCGGCTGATATAGCCCGTGCAGTTCTTTTCCTTTGTGACGAACGGAACTCCTTTATCAACGGGGAGAACATTACGATTGACGGAGGCATGAGTAAACTAATGATTTATCATAATGATTATGGTTGGGATTATCAACCGTAG
- a CDS encoding ion transporter: protein MKLKDKFTELMHNQALKRKLYVIIFEADTPAGKLFDVTLIWCILLSVGLVILESLQGLPVWLKTPFIVMEYLLTAFFTFEYITRLYCSPKPSKYAFSAFGIIDLLATLPLYLAFLFPGARYLLIIRAFRLIRIFRIFKLFNFWIEGQMLLTALRDSSKKIAVFFMFVVILVISIGTLMYMIEGGKPNTQFSNIPNSIYWACVTLTTVGYGDITPVTALGKFLSGCVMLIGYTIIAVPTGIVSVSLMKRHEKNVARECPNCHRRGHEESAQFCKYCGSSLDKAPKE from the coding sequence ATGAAACTGAAAGATAAATTCACAGAACTGATGCATAATCAGGCTTTGAAGCGAAAACTATATGTCATCATATTCGAAGCTGACACACCTGCCGGGAAGCTATTCGATGTTACCCTGATCTGGTGCATATTGCTTAGCGTAGGACTTGTTATCCTGGAAAGCCTGCAAGGATTACCGGTATGGCTGAAAACTCCATTCATTGTTATGGAGTATTTACTGACCGCTTTCTTTACTTTCGAATATATCACCCGATTGTATTGCTCGCCTAAACCTTCCAAATATGCTTTCAGTGCTTTCGGAATCATCGACTTGCTGGCTACACTACCGCTTTATCTAGCTTTCCTATTTCCCGGGGCACGTTATCTGCTTATTATACGGGCCTTCCGCCTGATACGGATATTCCGCATTTTCAAGCTATTCAACTTCTGGATAGAAGGGCAAATGCTGCTGACAGCACTACGAGACAGTAGCAAGAAAATCGCAGTTTTCTTTATGTTTGTGGTTATTCTGGTGATATCTATCGGAACGCTGATGTACATGATTGAAGGAGGAAAGCCTAATACGCAGTTCAGCAATATTCCCAACAGTATTTATTGGGCCTGCGTCACCCTTACCACCGTAGGTTACGGAGATATAACTCCTGTCACCGCCTTGGGGAAATTCCTTTCGGGTTGTGTCATGCTGATAGGTTACACTATTATTGCAGTACCCACCGGCATAGTTTCCGTATCGCTAATGAAAAGACATGAAAAGAATGTAGCAAGAGAGTGCCCCAACTGTCACAGGCGAGGACACGAAGAAAGTGCACAGTTCTGTAAGTATTGCGGATCATCACTTGATAAAGCCCCTAAAGAATAG